The Longimicrobium sp. genome includes a window with the following:
- the ypfJ gene encoding KPN_02809 family neutral zinc metallopeptidase — translation MRWQGGRQSSNLEDGRGRGGGGMAAGGGIGALVLGLLYYALTGDSSGLQQAATPEAEPAPTQTTAQQDSMSQFVSVVLASTEDVWRGLFQQSGETYEEPKLRLFTGRVQSACGGASAAVGPFYCPADQRVYIDLSFYEQLRRDLGAPGDFAQAYVIAHEVGHHVQTLRGISQQVNAASQRVSQEEANQLSVMQELQADCYAGVWGHHSQQQRKWLETGDVEEALGAATAIGDDALQGRQGDVRPETFTHGSSEQRVRWFRQGFESGDDRSCDTFKAARL, via the coding sequence ATGCGCTGGCAAGGCGGAAGGCAAAGCTCCAACCTGGAGGACGGCCGCGGACGCGGCGGCGGCGGGATGGCGGCGGGGGGCGGCATCGGGGCGCTGGTCCTGGGCCTGCTGTACTACGCGCTGACCGGCGACTCGTCCGGACTGCAGCAGGCGGCGACGCCCGAGGCGGAGCCGGCTCCCACGCAGACCACCGCCCAGCAGGACTCGATGTCGCAGTTCGTGTCGGTGGTCCTGGCCAGCACCGAGGACGTGTGGCGCGGGCTCTTCCAGCAGTCGGGCGAAACCTACGAAGAGCCCAAGCTGCGGCTGTTCACCGGCCGCGTGCAGTCGGCGTGCGGCGGGGCGAGCGCCGCCGTGGGGCCGTTCTACTGCCCGGCGGACCAGCGCGTGTACATCGACCTGAGCTTCTACGAGCAGCTGCGGCGGGACCTGGGCGCGCCCGGCGACTTCGCCCAGGCGTACGTGATCGCGCACGAGGTAGGGCACCACGTGCAGACGCTGCGGGGCATCTCGCAGCAGGTGAACGCGGCCAGCCAGCGGGTGAGCCAGGAAGAGGCCAATCAGCTCTCCGTGATGCAAGAGCTGCAGGCCGACTGCTACGCCGGCGTCTGGGGCCACCACTCGCAGCAGCAGCGGAAGTGGCTGGAGACGGGCGACGTGGAAGAGGCGCTGGGCGCGGCGACCGCCATCGGCGACGATGCGCTGCAGGGGCGCCAGGGCGACGTGCGGCCCGAAACCTTCACCCACGGCAGCAGCGAACAGCGGGTGCGCTGGTTCCGCCAGGGCTTCGAGTCGGGCGACGACCGCTCGTGCGACACCTTCAAGGCGGCGCGGCTCTGA